Proteins encoded by one window of Aphidius gifuensis isolate YNYX2018 linkage group LG2, ASM1490517v1, whole genome shotgun sequence:
- the LOC122849392 gene encoding ATP-dependent DNA helicase pfh1-like, which translates to MPPQNHHGLSESSQVSRKKPKLSNNVRKHLSSIASSAIELTSNICLVGPAGCGKTKIINRIYNTLNEQSNTSIVIKKLTGQDVERLRLKLNINNAKTIEMSSGIGKDQQVVSIDDIINTNVLIIDDFSMMNVELFEWIDELLQEKHENSKAFGGINLIMAGDPYLLAPVKGPPCFKSNVWKKCEFVIHEINNSLRYHGFSWWFHILKRVRCGQANDEDILAINKLHKTHQDLDNQLKGNHENSQHLFGHKNNVKTYNLKQLDCIKSDKHILEAIDQSGIKVMARRYQFPVQLNYTMTIHSAQGLEFISPVIHSDDFWLPAQFYSALSRGSVPDNIIIASNNDKIEPHFVNKYSTHGDFFYRQIMK; encoded by the exons ATGCCACCACAAAATCATCATGGTCTTTCTGAGTCATCACAAGTTTCAAGAAAGAAACCAAAACTTTCTAATAACGTTCGTAAACATTTATCATCAATCGCATCATCAGCAATTGAATTGACGTCAAATATATGTCTTGTTGGTCCAGCTGGTTgtggaaaaacaaaaataattaatcgtATTTACAACACATTAAATGAACAATCAAATACatcaattgtaattaaaaaattaaccggTCAAGATGTTGAACGATTGagactaaaattaaatatcaacaatgcaaaaacaattgaaatgtCAAGTGGTATTGGCAAAGATCAACAGGTTGTGTCAATTGAtgatataattaatacaaatgtactgataattgatgattttagCATGATgaatgttgaattatttgagTGGATTGATGAATTACTTCaagaaaaacatgaaaacTCTAAAGCATTTGgtggtattaatttaataatggcagGTGACCCTTATTTATTGGCACCAGTTAAAGGCCCTCCTTGTTTTAAATCAAATGTTTGGAAAAAGTGTGAATTTGTTAttcatgaaattaataattcacttCGTTATCATGGTTTTTCATGGTGGTTTCATATATTAAAACGTGTACGTTGTGGTCAAGCAAATGATGAAGATATCCTGGCAATTAATAAGCTTCATAAAACACATCAAGATTTGGATAATCAATTGAAAGGTAATCATGAAAATAGCCAACATTTATTTGGTCACAAGAACAATGTTAaaacatataatttaaaacaacttGATTGTATAAAGAGTGATAAACATATTTTAGAAGCTATTGATCAA aGTGGAATTAAAGTCATGGCAAGACGTTATCAATTTCCAGTTCAGCTTAATTACACGATGACCATTCACAGTGCCCAAGGATTGGAATTTATTTCACCTGTTATACATAGTGATGATTTTTGGCTACCTGCACAATTTTATTCTGCATTAAGTCGAGGATCTGTacctgataatattattattgcttcaAACAATGACAAAATTGAGCctcattttgttaataaatattcaacacaTGGTGATTTTTTCTATCGTCAAATTATGAAATAA
- the LOC122849393 gene encoding uncharacterized protein LOC122849393, which produces MSSTLMERVSSRTRYIMQEISSRTRYLIQEISNYIENSCCDINGSMIIVLLTITVIFIVFFGFLLTTTTISTTDENHCLKYYPCKSKKPHTMCKFPLEKAGTACNRLDNYGISEDEKNEILTSHNDYRKIIADELRQKSIEKSVEINIPSIKWDNNLAQIAQRWAMQCEFKHDECRNTEIFRSDQNLAIKTDLNGYEKSFGPPIKGWNDEFANKTLEDTLKANFVLDTAHFTQKGWSQRTHVGCGVARFFDNKYYRTYLVCNYGRARNNTNHSVSNTFEAATYVPFLEVIIKMLKYIDNMPCFKNKISLNNMSNKTIIYITIGIASVIIIIGILFAFFLSSEDYCLKYKPCDNGELHTMCKFPTMEAGPACYRLDSYDLTKKEKQDILDAHNKFRAIVASGKESRGQGGPQPAGIIPPLKWDNELALVAQRWAMQCDFNHDKCRHIERYHVGQNLAIRGVSSGYEKDVANGVKDWYDEVEFYNPQHVQKLNFAKETGHYTQLVWGKTTHVGCGIAKYYDKKYYQVYLVCNYGPAGNIRGMPVYET; this is translated from the exons atgtcgtCAACTCTGATGGAACGTGTTTCATCACGTACAAGATATATCATGCAAGAGATATCATCACGTACAAGATATTTAATTCAAGAGATATCAAATTACATAGAAAATTCATGTTGTGATATAAATGGatcaatgattattgtattattaactatcactgtaatatttattgtattttttggaTTTCTATTAACAACCACCACAATTTCTACAACTGATGAAAATCATTGCTTGAAATATTATCCATGCAAAAGTAAAAAGCCTCATACAATGTGTAAATTTCCT ctgGAAAAAGCTGGAACAGCTTGTAATCGTTTGGACAACTATGGAATAagtgaagatgaaaaaaatgaaattttaactTCTCACAATGAttacagaaaaattattgcagATGAATTGAGacaaaaaagtattgaaaaatctgttgaaattaatattccaTCAATT AAATGGGACAATAATCTTGCTCAAATTGCCCAAAGATGGGCCATGCAATGTGAATTTAAACATGATGAATGTCGAAACactg AAATTTTTAGATCTGATCAAAATCTTGCAATTAAAACTGATTTAAATGgttatgaaaaatcatttgGTCCTCCAATCAAGGGTTGGAATGATGAATTTGCAAATAAAACTCTTGAAGATACTTTAAAAgcaaa tTTTGTTTTGGATACTGCTCATTTTACTCAAAAAGGCTGGTCTCAAAGAACACACGTTGGATGTGGTGTTGCACGTTTTTTTGATAACAAATATTATCGAACTTATTTGGTTTGCAATTATGGTCGTGCtagaaataatacaaatcaTTCAGTATCAAATACTTTTGAAGCTGCTACATATGTTcctttt CTTGAagtgattataaaaatgttgaaatacaTTGACAATATgccttgttttaaaaataaaatttcattaaataatatgagtaataaaacaattatttatattaccatTGGTATTGCAAGTGTCATCATCAtaattggaattttatttgcattttttttgaGTAGTGAAGATTACTGCTTGAAGTACAAACCCTGTGATAATGGTGAGCTTCATACAATGTGTAAATTTCCA ACAATGGAAGCTGGACCAGCTTGTTATCGATTGGATAGCTATGATTtgactaaaaaagaaaaacaagataTCCTGGATgctcataataaatttagggCAATTGTTGCAAGTGGAAAAGAATCAAGAGGACAAGGTGGACCACAACCAGCTGGAATTATTCCTCCTCTT aaATGGGACAATGAACTTGCACTTGTTGCTCAAAGATGGGCCATGCAATGTGACTTTAACCATGATAAATGCAGACACAttg aACGTTATCATGTTGGTCAAAATCTTGCCATAAGAGGAGTCAGTAGTGGGTatgaaaaagatgtagccaaTGGAGTAAAAGATTGGTACGATGAAGTAGAATTTTACAATCCTCAACATGTccaaaaattaaa ttttgctAAAGAAACAGGTCACTATACTCAGCTTGTTTGGGGTAAAACAACACATGTTGGATGTGGAATTgcaaaatattatgataaaaaatattatcaagtatATTTAGTATGTAATTATGGACCTGCTGGAAATATTCGAGGCATGCCAGTCTACgaaacttga
- the LOC122849394 gene encoding venom allergen 5-like, with translation MINKYTICLAVFATLVVIIASDNRFCHMNSCSKYGKVHTLCKHPTSKPSRACGTLHKSKLTAKEKQDILNAHNKFRKFVASGKEKRGQGGPQPAGIIPPLKWDDNLAFTAQRWAIQCDWKHDSCRNDDRYQVGQNLAKKSGTNGYFNNMYNRVLQWYDEVELYNPRNVKKVKFTKETGHYTQLVWGKTTHVGCGIANYYVGKKYVTYLVCNYGPSGNFPGEAVYKTR, from the exons atgattaataaatatacaatttgttTAGCTGTTTTTGCAACACTTGTTGTAATAATTGCAAGTGACAACAGATTTTGTCACATGAATTCATGTTCAAAATACGGTAAAGTTCACACCTTGTGCAAACACCCt acATCTAAGCCATCTCGTGCTTGTGGTACATTGCACAAATCGAAATTGACtgcaaaagaaaaacaagataTCCTGAATgctcataataaatttagaaaatttgtGGCAagtggaaaagaaaaaagaggACAAGGTGGACCACAACCAGCTGGAATTATTCCTCCTCTT AAATGGGATGATAATCTTGCATTCACTGCTCAAAGATGGGCAATACAATGTGATTGGAAGCATGACTCATGTCGTAATGATG atcGTTATCAAGTCGGTCAAAATCTTGCAAAGAAGAGTGGTACCAATGGATATTTTAACAACATGTATAATCGTGTTTTACAATGGTATGATGAGGTCGAATTATATAATCCTAGAAATGTTAAAAAAGTCAA atttactAAAGAAACTGGTCATTATACACAACTTGTATGGGGAAAAACAACACATGTTGGATGTGGAATTGCAAATTAttatgttggaaaaaaatatgtaacttATTTAGTATGCAACTATGGGCCATCTGGAAATTTTCCTGGTGAAGCGGTTTATAAAACTCGCTAG
- the LOC122848409 gene encoding translation initiation factor eIF-2B subunit gamma: protein MVKYIEFQAVVLAGGKGSRMTELTAGKPKCLLPIHNNPMIYYPLRSLERAGFNDAIIIVIESMKREITAAIDKLNLSIKIEYIGIPDGEDLGTADALRFIGDKINHDFVVVSCDLIADINITDILNSYRIHNSSLTALMLSSPKVPSTFITPGPKSKQKPETDLIGIDNNTNRLVFLASASDFEENIDISQKLLRKHTSFTIHSKLMDAHFYVMNKWVLDFLLHNKKFGTLKGELLPYIVSKQLSKPQKIINDDKHESIVKMNMKEDIFRFAVEKLYDAEIRKMSAFNDHGYDLADTYHRDPIRCYAHIIKDQFGLRANTVQMYSYANSMLPELSFCNITNNPISPLAVVKSTQIADCKIDEGTTVGEKTSLKHSHIGPSSIIESKTRISDSVIMGNVTIKQRCNIQNSILCNGCVIEEGTELKNCLVGAQHVVGSEENHSREVLTDLDRLMEI from the exons atggtTAAATACATTGAATTTCAAGCAGTTGTACTTGCTGGTGGAAAAGGATCAAGAATGACTGAATTAACAGCAGGTAAACCAAAGTGTCTTCTTCCAATTCATAATAATCCAATGATATATTATCCATTACGCTCACTTGAACGTGCTGGTTTTAATgatgcaataataattgttattgaatCAATGAAACGTGAAATAACAGCtgctattgataaattaaatttatcaattaaaattgaatatattggtATACCAGATGGTGAAGATCTTGGTACTGCTGATGCACTACGTTTTATTggtgataaaattaatcatgattttgttgttgtatcaTGTGATTTAATTGCTGATATTAATATAACAGATATACTCAATTCATATAGAATACATAATTCAAGTTTAACAGCATTAATGTTATCATCACCAAAAGTACCAAGTACATTTATAACACCTGGACcaaaaagtaaacaaaaacCAGAAACAGATTTAATtggtattgataataatacaaatagaCTTGTATTTCTTGCATCAGCATCtgattttgaagaaaatattgatatatcacaaaaattattaagaaaacATACTAGTTTTACAATTCATTCAAAACTCATGGATGCACATTTTTATGTTATGAATAAATGGGTACTTGATTTTCtcttacataataaaaaatttggtacATTAAAAGGTGAATTGTTACCATACATTGTTAGTAAACAACTTAGTAAaccacaaaaaataataaatgatgataaacatGAGTCAATTGTCAAGATGAATATGAAAGAGGATATATTTAGATTTGCTGTTGAAAAATTGTATGATGCtgaaattagaaaaatgtCAGCTTTCAATGATCATGGCTATGATCTTGCTGATACTTATCATCGAGATCCAATAAGATGTTATGCACATATCATCAAGGATCAATTTGGTCTTCGTGCAAATACTGTACAAATGTATAGTTATGCAAATAGCatg cttcCTGAATTgtcattttgtaatattacaaataatccAATTTCTCCATTGGCTGTTGTTAAAAGTACACAAATTGCTGATTGTAAAATTGACGAAGGAACTACGGTTGGAGAAAAAACATCATTGAAACATAGTCATATTGGTCCCAGCTCAATAATCGAATCAAAAACTCGTATCTCTGACAGTGTTATCATGGGAAATGTTACAATTAAACAAAG ATGCAATATACAAAATAGTATTTTGTGTAATGGATGTGTTATTGAGGAAGgaactgaattaaaaaattgtcttgTTGGAGCTCAGCATGTTGTTGGATCTGAAGAAAATCATTCTCGTGAAGTTTTAACTGATTTAGATAGATTaatggaaatataa
- the LOC122848468 gene encoding probable 60S ribosomal protein L37-A, which translates to MTKGTSSFGKRHNKTHTLCRRCGRSSYHIQKSECAQCGYPAKKMRSYNWSVKAKRRKTTGTGRMRHLKLVRRKFKNAFREGPKPKATAAK; encoded by the exons ATG aCTAAGGGTACATCCAGCTTTGGTAAACGCCACAATAAGACACATACATTGTGCAGACGATGTGGTAGATCATCTTATCACATTCAAAAATCAGAATGTGCACAATGTGGATATCCAGCTAAGAAGATGCGTTCTT ACAACTGGTCTGTCAAGGCCAAGAGGAGGAAGACCACTGGAACTGGCCGTATGCGTCACCTCAAGCTTGTCCGCAGGAAGTTCAA AAATGCTTTCAGAGAAGGCCCAAAGCCAAAAGCAACTGCTGCCAAGTAA
- the LOC122849395 gene encoding uncharacterized protein LOC122849395, with translation MKLIMDKQSRIANFKIIEPSEDIETIDADDDVRLTLKEYEKYKSLIGRPCEHQISSKTLKNFAIKVKNSKLTKLEKLLIINIAPESLSEMQCLVENLSDRFSESEINELLEIVKYYLIKYSLIGGITNTIFLMKNKIKRKLSSVKNNVNNKILLVKDKTTKILNKTKIKKSSYAYCNL, from the exons atgaagtt aatTATGGATAAACAAAGTCGCAtagcaaattttaaaattattgagcCCTCGGAAGATATTGAAACAAtagatgctgatgatgatgttagattaacattaaaagaatatgaaaaatataaaagtctTATAGGAAGACCATGTGAACATCAAATAAGTTCAAAAACTTTGAAGAATTTTgctataaaagttaaaaattctaaattgaCAAAACTTGAAAAACTACTGATTATTAATATAGCACCAGAATCATTATCTGAAATGCAATGt cTTGTAGAAAATTTATCAGATCGTTTCTCAGAGTCAGAGATTAATGAACTTTTggaaattgttaaatattatcttATCAAGTATTCATTAATAGGTGGAATtacaaatacaatatttttaatgaaaaataaaattaaacgtaaattatcatcagtgaaaaataatgttaataataaaatattattagtcaAAGATAAAACGACTAAAATACTGaacaaaactaaaataaaaaaatcatcatatgcTTATTGTAATCTTTGA
- the LOC122848405 gene encoding DEAD-box helicase Dbp80 — protein sequence MTSEKVNWAALADEHEKLSSNVEGLSIDQNASSKIDNSSTDEDQAPSAAEQSLLQKILRKGLIESTKDLKIQRKDPNSPLYSVKTFEALNLKPDLLKGVYKMGFSAPSKIQETALPTLLADPPQNLIAQSQSGTGKTAAFVLAMLSRVDTTKPYPQVVCLSPTYELAIQTGEVAAQMARYCPDIKMKYAVRGEDLPRGTKLDDHIIIGTPGKTLDWSLKYRFFDLSKITVFVLDEADVMIDTQGHQDQCIRIHKMLSSKCQMMFFSATYDEKVMEFAEMIVTNPLIMRLMREEECLDNIKQYYVKCNSEEEKYAAIRTIYSLITVGQAIIFCRTKKTASWLSGKMKQDGHGVAMISGELNVDERIKVLDRFRIGDERVLITTNVLARGIDVSAVTMVVNFDLPTDMNRKADYETYLHRIGRTGRFGMAGIAINLIDSDEMMTVCQDIEKHFGKKIILLDTENEEEVEKIGDS from the exons atgacaTCAGAAAAAGTTAATTGGGCTGCTCTTGCTGATGAGCAcgaaaaattatcaagcaaT gtAGAAGGATTATCAATTGACCAAAATGCATCTTCCAAGATTGACAATTCATCAACAGATGAAGATCAAGCACCATCTGCTGCTGAACAATCAttgttacaaaaaattttacgtAAAGGTCTTATTGAGAGtacaaaagatttaaaaattcaacgtAAAGATCCAAATTCACCATTATACAGTGTCAAAACATTTGAAGCATTAAATTTGAAGCCTGATTTGTTAAAAGGTGTTTATAAAATGGGTTTCAGTGCTCCATCAAAAATCCAAGAAACAGCTTTACCAACTTTACTAGCTGATCC accacaaaatttaattgcacAATCTCAATCTGGTACTGGTAAAACAGCAGCATTTGTATTGGCAATGTTGAGTCGTGTTGATACAACAAAACCATATCCACAAGTTGTATGTTTATCGCCAACATATGAATTGGCAATTCAAACTGGTGAAGTTGCTGCACAAATGGCACGTTATTGTCcagatattaaaatgaaatatgcTGTTAGAGGTGAAGATTTACCAAGAGGAACAAAATTAGATGATCATATTATAATTGGTACACCAGGAAAAACATTAGATTGGTCATtgaaatatagattttttgatttatctaaaataacaGTATTTGTACTTGATGAAGCTGATGTTATGATTGACACACAAGGACATCAAGATCAATGTATAAGAATTCATAAAATGCTATCATCAAAATGTCAAATGATGTTCTTTTCAGCAAcatatgatgaaaaagttATGGAATTTGCTGAAATGATTGTGACAAATCCATTGATCATGAGATTAATGAGAGAAGAAGAAtgtcttgataatattaaacagTACTATGTCAAATGTAATtctgaagaagaaaaatatgcTGCAATTAGGACTATTTATAGTCTTATTACTGTTGGTcaagcaattattttttgtcgaacaaaaaaaacagcatCTTGGCTGTCTGGCAAAATGAAACAAGATGGACATGGTGTTGCTATGATTTCTGGTGAATTAAATGTTGATGAAAGAATCAAAGTACTTGATCGTTTTAGAATAGGTGATGAGAGAGTTTTAATTACGACAAATGTCTTGGCAAGAGGAATTGACGTATCAGCAGTAACAATGGtagttaattttgatttaccaACTGACATGAATAGAAAAGCTGACTATGAAACATATCTTCATAGAATTGGAAGAACTGGAAGATTTGGCATGGCTGGCAttgctattaatttaattgactcTGATGAAATGATGACTGTATGCCAAGATATTGAAAAAcattttggtaaaaaaattattttacttgatactgaaaatgaagaagaagttgaaaaaattggtGACTCATAA
- the LOC122848382 gene encoding putative uncharacterized protein DDB_G0271606, with protein sequence MNDLAINFDALRLSTLRKAICISKYVDEVTIGPNSILDDSKENWNPDNNEENNKNTSNDDSLDKVDKSSTNNRSTNITFSIKKILLENEKQRKEEVYKVMEKKKEEMSRFTKEMQEEMALLKELQAEKRKQRTAEEEKKLEQERILSQQDEIESNQRMKQQLQRSREKRKSVLLNLEKEAEEEQRCQERANQMEQFGIKLDENYHQVNIDLAEMIKNNISNQQIVAPYLDKILELKQKFEKINAYARSGQITDNDISVAQEIVRQSVMIVELCKNYIEEINKQYDDEIAKRQNDLQLVQEEALQQQQQQQQQQQQQQQQQQQQQQQQQQQQQQQEQQQQQQEQQQYFEQIQTTNESNIYLSQYRENSKEYFKSSERKYLQSKCKREIQEKLNTFGSKDNTPQEIVAFINNTDPQASSYCQYILAEKLIFLLKSQHPDKIPYIADAAVDFGNALKDFKDLMLAMLYTKYPILVPELLITNDQQDIKTVSNIMQFYGAMIMSTKQPNPYGLDIAWRWLANILNTAPQFELREVAATAIRQMLVSVGPRLWDSYAQQFLKLLYAILYQYYELSKSLSNSQSATTSITNLERLKIFAEECIEQQKIPLEKDLKKKKIQFVT encoded by the exons ATGAATGATCttgcaattaattttgatgCTTTGCGATTATCAACTCTTCGCAAGGCAATTTGCATTTCAAAATATGTTGACGAAGTGACCATTGGTCCAAATTCAATACTTGATGATTCCAAAGAAAATTGGAATCctgataataatgaagaaaataataaaaatacatcaaatgATGATTCTCTTGACAaagttgataaatcatcaacaaataatagatcaacaaatataacattttcaataaaaaaaatactattagaaaatgaaaaacaaagaaaagaaGAAGTATACAAAGtaatggaaaaaaagaaagaagaaaTGTCAAGATTCACCAAAGAAATGCAAGAAGAAATGGCATTATTAAAAGAACTTCAAgctgaaaaaagaaaacaaagaacagctgaagaagaaaaaaaattagaacaaGAAAGAATATTATCACAGCAAGATGAAATTGAAAGTAATCAAAGAATGAAACAACAACTTCAACGTTCAcgtgaaaaaagaaaatctgtACTATTAAATCTTGAAAAAGAAGCTGAAGAAGAACAACGTTGTCAAGAACGTGCTAATCAAATGGAACAATTTGGAataaaacttgatgaaaattatcatcaagttaATATTGACTTGGCagaaatgattaaaaataacatttctaATCAACAAATTGTTGCGCCATaccttgataaaattttagaattaaaacaaaagtttgaaaaaattaatgcataTGCAAGAAGTGGACAAATAACTGACAATGATATTTCTGTTGCTCAAGAGATTGTTAGACAGAGTGTCATGATTGTAgaactttgtaaaaattatattgaagaaattaataaacaatatgatgatgaaattgcAAAGAGACAAAATGATTTGCAATTGGTACAAGAAGAAGcacttcaacaacaacaacaacaacaacaacaacaacaacaacaacaacaacaacaacaacaacaacaacaacaacaacaacaacaacaacaacaacaagagcaacaacaacagcaacaagaGCAACAACAATACTTTGAACAAATTCAAACAACAAAtgaatcaaatatatatttatcacaaTATCGTGAAAATAgtaaagaatattttaaaagctcTGAGCGTAAATATCTTCAATCAAAATGTAAACGtgaaatacaagaaaaattaaacacaTTTGGCTCAAAAGATAATACGCCTCAAGAAATTGTAGcatttatcaacaatacaGATCCACAAGCATCATCATATTGTCAATATATACTTGCagagaaattaatatttttattaaaatcacaaCATCCAGATAAAATTCCATATATTGCTGATGCTGCTGTAGATTTTGGTAATGcattaaaagattttaaagATTTAATGTTAGCAATGTTGTATACAAAATATCCAATTCTCGTACCAGAACTTTTAATTACTAATGATCAACAAGATATTAAAACAGTATCAAATATTATGCAATTTTATGGAGCAATGATAATGAGCACGAAACAACCAAATCCTTATGGACTAGATATTGCTTGGAGATGGTTggcaaatattttaaatactg CACCACAATTTGAGTTGAGAGAAGTTGCTGCAACAGCAATCAGACAAATGTTGGTATCTGTTGGACCACGTTTGTGGGACTCATatgcacaacaatttttaaaattgctgTATGCTATATTGTATCAATATTATGAGCTAAGCAAGAGCCTCAGTAATTCCCAATCAGCAACGACATCAATAACCAATCTTGAAAgactaaaaatatttgcagAAGAATGTATTGAGCAGCAAAAAATTCCACTTGAAAAagacttgaagaaaaaaaagattcaattTGTTACATAA
- the LOC122848387 gene encoding heat shock protein 60A — MYRLPVVLRSVASRQLQLQCRNYAKDVRFGADVRALMLQGVDVLADAVAVTMGPKGRNVILEQSWGSPKITKDGVTVAKGIELKDKFQNIGAKLVQDVANNTNEEAGDGTTTATVLARAIAKEGFEKISKGANPIEIRRGVMMAVDKIKEELKNLSKPVTTPEEIAQVATISANGDTAIGTLISDAMKKVGKEGVITVKDGKTLNDELEVIEGMKFDRGYISPYFINSSKGAKVEFQDALVLYSEKKISTIQSIVPALELANSMRKPLVIIAEDIDGEALTTLVFNRLKIGLQIAAVKAPGFGDNRKATLQDMAIATGGIVFGDEANLVKIEDVTAADLGQVGEIIITKEDTLLLKGKGSKNDIDRRSDQLRDQITETTSDYEKEKLQERLARLSAGVAVLRVGGSSEVEVNEKKDRVHDALNATRAAVEEGIVPGGGTALLRCAPALKSLKPSNSDQATGILIVENALRMPCQQIASNAGVDASVVVSKVCEGTLGYDALNNEYVDMIAKGIIDPTKVVRTALTDAAGVASLLTTAEAVVCDLPKEDAPMMGGGGMGGMGGMGGMGGMGGMGM; from the exons ATGTATAGACTACCAGTTGTATTGAGAAGTGTTGCATCACGTCAACTTCAACTTCAATGTCGTAACTACGCAAAGGATGTACGTTTTGGTGCTGATGTACGTGCCCTTATGCTCCAAGGTGTTGATGTTCTTGCTGATGCTGTTGCAGTTACAATGGGTCCAAAAGGACGTAATGTAATTCTCGAACAAAGCTGGGGTAGtccaaaaataacaaaagacgGTGTTACTGTTGCTAAAGGCATTGAGCTTAaagataaatttcaaaatattggTGCAAAACTTGTTCAAGATGTTgctaataatacaaatgaagAAGCTGGTGATGgtacaacaacagcaactgTTCTTGCACGTGCTATTGCTAAAGAaggttttgaaaaaataagtaaaggTGCAAATCCAATTGAAATACGTCGTGGTGTTATGATGgctgttgataaaattaaagaagaacttaaaaatttaagtaaaCCAGTTACAACACCAGAAGAAATTGCACAAGTTGCAACAATATCAGCAAATGGTGATACTGCTATTGGTACATTAATATCTGATGCAATGAAAAAAGTTGGTAAAGAGGGTGTTATAACAGTTAAAGATGGTAAAACATTAAATGATGAACTTGAAGTTATTGAAGGTATGAAATTTGATCGTGGTTATATATCACCATACtttattaattcaagtaaAGGTGCTAAAGTTGAATTTCAAGATGCACTTGTATtatatagtgaaaaaaaaatatcaacaattcaAAGTATTGTACCAGCACTTGAATTAGCAAATTCAATGAGAAAACCACTTGTTATTATTGCTGAAGATATTGATGGTGAAGCATTAACAACACTTGTATttaatagattaaaaattggTCTTCAAATTGCTGCTGTTAAAGCACCTGGTTTTGGTGATAATAGAAAAGCAACATTACAAGATATGGCTATTGCAACTGGTGGTATTGTATTTGGTGATGAAGCTAATCTTGTTAAAATTGAAGATGTTACTGCTGCTGATCTTGGACAAGTTggtgaaattattataacaaaagaagatacattattattaaagggTAAAGGTTCCAAAAATGATATTGACAGACGTTCTGATCAATTGAGAGATCAAATAACTGAAACAACATCTgattatgaaaaagaaaaacttcaAGAACGTCTTGCACGTTTATCAGCTGGTGTTGCTGTACTCAGAGTTGGTGGTAGTAGTGAAGTTgaagttaatgaaaaaaaagatcgTGTACATGATGCACTTAATGCAACAAGAGCTGCTGTTGAAGAAGGAATTGTTCCAGGAG gtgGTACTGCTCTCTTGAGATGTGCACCAGcattaaaatcattgaaaccATCAAATTCTGATCAAGCAACTGGTATTCTTATTGTTGAAAATGCTCTTCGTATGCCATGTCAACAAATTGCCTCAAATGCTGGTGTTGATGCTAGTGTTGTTGTATCAAAAGTATGTGAAGGTACATTGGGATATGATGCACTTAATAATGAATACGTTGATATGATTGCAAAAGGAATAATTGATCCAACAAAGGTTGTTCGTACTGCACTCACTGATGCTGCTGGTGTTGCATCATTACTCACAACAGCTGAAGCTGTTGTTTGTGATCTTCCAAAAGAAGATGCACCAATGATGGGTGGTGGTGGTATGGGAGGTATGGGTGGCATGGGAGGTATGGGTGGTATGGGCGGTATGGGAATGTAA